Sequence from the Paenibacillus riograndensis SBR5 genome:
GGCGGCTATGCTCAAGCTTACACAGGACGCAACGATCAACGGGATTACCCATGCATTTACCGTGGCTACCTGGGTGACGGTTGTAGCTCTGGTGCTGGCCTTGTTCATCAAGAAGACCTCACCTCAGCCTGACTTCCTGCAAACGGAAGACACCGAACCTGTGCAGCCGTCCAAGGTGAAGTCGCAGCAGGCATAAGATCATTTGCATCATCATAAGTTATGGTCTGAACCAAAAAAGGACTATCCGCCAGCCTTACCCGGGCTGCTTGGATAGTCCTTTTTCGTACTTGAAATCCGCAGTCTTCCTCTGGGATGGCCATAGCGGATTTTTTGCATGACTGCACTTTGTCAAATGAATACTTCTGATTCTGCGTTGCTGCAGAGAATGCAATAGAATCCAAGTTCTAGGCTATAAGAGCTTATATTTGGCGGCAATTTCTGCTGCCAGTCCGGCCAGCCTGCGGCGGACCGGTTCAGGCTCCAGTACCTCCACAACCGTTCCGAAGCTCAGCAAAAAGCCGTACAGCCAGTTGTTCTCCGCATAAGCTAATCTAACGATATACCCGCCGTTGCCATCGGCCTCCAGCTCCTCGCAATCAAAGTAGTCCTCCGCCAGATATCTGCCCTCTGCCGAAAAATGCAGGACAACGGTCTGTGTATTCAGCGGTTCTTTCCAGCCCTCAGTCCAGGGCAGATCCTGCAGAGGGATATCCAGCCGTTCAAAGCTCCGGGCTTCCTTAACCAGCGACTTCATGCGCAGCAGCTTAAACAGCCGGAAATCCTGGCGCTGTATGCAGAATCCGTATAAATACCACCCCGCACCCTTATGTACAAGCGTATATGGCTCCACAATCCGGTGGCTGATCTGGCCGTCTGCATTGACATAATCAAAAGCCACGGCAGTGCTCTCGTCCAGCGCTTCCTTCA
This genomic interval carries:
- a CDS encoding helix-turn-helix transcriptional regulator, which encodes MKIDRLLSIVILLMNRPLVQAKELADMFEVSVRTIYRDIDSINGAGIPVVTYQGANGGIGLMEGYRLDRNVLTERELADIFTALQSVSSYGAGEHNLLMEKITSVIPPSKSHAFRSKTTQLIVDFSPWGLQGPLEERLSLLKEALDESTAVAFDYVNADGQISHRIVEPYTLVHKGAGWYLYGFCIQRQDFRLFKLLRMKSLVKEARSFERLDIPLQDLPWTEGWKEPLNTQTVVLHFSAEGRYLAEDYFDCEELEADGNGGYIVRLAYAENNWLYGFLLSFGTVVEVLEPEPVRRRLAGLAAEIAAKYKLL